The following proteins are co-located in the Salvelinus namaycush isolate Seneca chromosome 33, SaNama_1.0, whole genome shotgun sequence genome:
- the pign gene encoding GPI ethanolamine phosphate transferase 1, whose translation MRMIMFFLVGLLVHVIFFISIFDIYFTSPLVHGMAPQVSPLPPPASRLLLVVADGLRADSLYKPDANGSTRAPYLRSVMEETGSWGVSHTRVPTESRPGHVALIAGFYEDVSAVAKGWKENPVEFDSVFNESRHTWCWGSPDILPMFAKGASGDHVYTYTYPAEREDFASTDASRLDTWVFDEVKSFLQSARENSSLMSSLQKDQNVFFLHLLGIDTNGHAHRPMSQEYLENIRLVDSGVKELVSMVEDLFDNDGRTAYVFTSDHGMTNWGSHGAGHPSETLTPLLVWGAGVHTAQRVTEPQKYSDGYLQEWQLEGLRRVDVNQADIAPLMSSLIGVPIPLNSVGVLPLQYLNNSDQFKAESMYSNAIQILEQFKVKMAEKKETTLSLLFTPYQLLTESRQAEFINKARVLIQLEEYEEAISLCRSLMDHALEGLSYYHTYDRFFLGCSVVLGFTGWTSYVVLVILKTHASLRRPPTDQVSGKTLWWMGVGATLLIGMFLIIQRSPVTYYIYCLLPVPVWYSVLKEFGTLTDLVRSYSSLPLGKCFGYFALVTFGIELLVVSFFHRAMLTVGLAVLSLWPLLSGLYSKAKFRSVSWVLCCLFLATFPMMPVVGREPNIHMVTCAGALSLFISTFYLWSARKRTTLHLTDRYLLIFQMLHVAVCAYVPTSTHSSLQLKQGLPLLNQIISWTTLGSSLFVPLLSSTRLFHRLLSIFLSLTATYLLLSTGSEALFPPVLSWLMFVWINIEQEAMLSQGISGRQELSTLDFSENIDITKIRQLKLDDIRRSYFFVFFIITAFFGTGNIASINSFDPASVYCFLTVFNPFIMGGLMMWKVIIPFIIVMCTFETIQVSTQLSSRSLFLIVLVISDLMALHFFFLVQDYGSWLDIGTSISHYVIVMSMTIFLMLLSLMTHILTSRRVSLWRTRKMHFP comes from the exons ATGAGGATGATAATGTTCTTCCTGGTTGGACTTCTGGTCCATGTCATTTTCTTCATCTCCATCTTTGACATCTACTTCACATCGCCCCTGGTCCACGGCATGGCCCCCCAGGTgtcccccctgcctccccctgcctcccGCCTGCTGCTGGTGGTTGCAGATGGACTCAGGGCAGATAGCCTCTATAAGCCTGATGCCAATGGATCCACCAGGGCTCCTTACTTAAG gAGTGTGATGGAGGAAACAGGGAGTTGGGGTGTGTCACACACTCGTGTTCCCACTGAGTCTCGACCTGGACACGTTGCTTTGATCGCTGGCTTCTACGAAGATGTCAGCGCTGTAGCTAAag GCTGGAAGGAGAATCCAGTGGAGTTTGACTCCGTGTTCAATGAGAGCAGACACACCTGGTGTTGGGGCAGCCCTGACATCCTGCCCATGTTTGCCAAAG GTGCCAGTGGGGACCATGTGTACACCTACACCTacccagcagagagagaggactttGCCTCCACCGACGCCTCCAGACTGGACACCTGGGTCTTTGATGAAGTCAAG tcGTTCCTCCAGTCTGCCAGGGAGAACTCCAGTCTGATGTCCAGTCTACAGAAGGATCAGAATGTTTTCTTCCTCCATTTACTGGGCATTGACACCAATGGACACGCCCACAGACCCATGTCACA GGAATATCTAGAGAACATACGTCTGGTTGACTCTGGGGTGAAAGAGCTGGTCTCCATGGTCGAGGACCTTTTTGACAACGATGGAAGAACAGCCTATGTGTTCACCTCTGACCACGGCATGACCAACTGGG GCTCCCATGGTGCAGGCCACCCCTCTGAGACCCTGACCCCATTGTTGGTGTGGGGAGCTGGGGTTCACACTGCTCAGAGAGTCACTGAACCCCAGAAGTACTCAGATGGATACCTACAAG AATGGCAGCTGGAGGGCCTCCGCAGGGTTGATGTCAATCAG GCAGACATAGCACCACTGATGTCATCGCTTATTGGAGTGCCTATCCCTCTCAACTCTGTG ggtgtGTTACCACTGCAGTACCTGAACAACAGTGACCAGTTTAAAGCTGAGAGTATGTACTCTAACGCCATCCAGATACTGGAACAGTTCAAG GTGAAGATGGCTGAGAAAAAGGAAACAACTTTATCCTTACTCTTCACTCCATACCA gtTGCTGACAGAGTCACGCCAGGCAGAGTTTATCAACAAGGCCAGGGTTCTGATCCAGCTAGAGGAATATGAAGAAGCT ATCTCTCTGTGCAGGTCTCTGATGGACCATGCGTTAGAGGGTCTGTCCTACTACCACACCTATGACCGGTTCTTTCTGGGCTGTAGTGTTGTGCTGGGCTTCACAGGCTGGACCTCCTATGTGGTTCTTGTTATACTGAAGACACACGCCAGTCTCAGGAGACCACCCACTGACCAG gtgTCTGGTAAAACCCTGTGGTGGATGGGTGTGGGAGCAACGCTGCTGATTGGAATGTTCCTGATAATCCAGAGAAGTCCAGTAACCTActacatctactgtctactgcctgTCCCTGTCTGGTACTCTGTCCTCAAAGA gtttGGAACTCTAACAGACCTGGTTCGTTCGTACAGTTCGCTACCACTGGGTAAATGCTTTGGCTACTTTGCCCTGGTCACATTTGGGATTGAACTTCTG gtggtgagttTCTTCCATCGGGCCATGTTGACTGTAGGCctggctgttctctctctctggcccctcCTCTCTGGCCTCTACAGCAAGGCCAAG tttaGGTCAGTGAGCTGGGTCCTGTGTTGTTTGTTTCTGGCCACATTTCCCATGATGCCAGTTGTTGGGAGAGAACCCAACATTCACATGGT TACCTGTGCAGGTGCACTCTCCCTGTTCATTTCCACCTTTTACCTCTGGTCGGCACGGAAACGGACTACACTACACCTGACTGACCGCTACCTCTTAATCTTCCAG ATGCTCCATGTAGCAGTGTGTGCCTATGTGCCCACCAGCACTCACTCCAGTCTGCAGCTGAAACAGGGTCTGCCTCTCCTCAACCAGATCATCAGTTGGACTACACTGG gttCCTCTCTGTTTGTTCCTTTGTTGAGTTCTACTCGTCTGTTCCATCGTCTGCTCAGTATCTTCCTCTCCCTCACAGCCACCTACCTACTACTGAGTACTGG gtctgAGGCTCTGTTCCCCCCAGTCTTGTCCTGGCTGATGTTTGTGTGGATCAACATAGAACAGGAAGCCATGCTCTCTCAAGGTATCTCTGGGAGACAGGAG CTGTCCACGCTTGACTTCTCTGAAAACATTGACATCACCAAGATCAGACAACTAAAGCTGGATGACATCAGAAGATCCTACTTCTTT GTTTTCTTCATAATTACAGCCTTCTTTGGTACTGGGAACATAGCATCCATTAACAG tttTGATCCAGCCTCAGTGTACTGCTTCCTCACCGTCTTCAACCCCTTTATCATGGGAGGCCTGATGATGTGGAAG GTGATAATCCCATTCATCATCGTTATGTGTACGTTTGAAACCATCCAGGTCTCTACACAACTTTCCTCCAGAAG TCTGTTCCTCATCGTCCTGGTGATATCTGACCTGATGGCTCTG CATTTCTTCTTCCTAGTGCAGGACTATGGGAGCTGGCTGGACATTGGCACCAG TATCAGCCACTATGTGATTGTGATGTCCATGACCATCTTCCTGATGCTGCTCAGTCTGATGACCCACATTCTCACCTCCAGGAGAGTCTCTCTGTGGAGGACACGCAAGATGCACTTCCCCTGa